The following are encoded in a window of Alosa sapidissima isolate fAloSap1 chromosome 12, fAloSap1.pri, whole genome shotgun sequence genomic DNA:
- the rabgap1l gene encoding uncharacterized protein rabgap1l isoform X8 — protein sequence MMEEVSITVAYDAHVINQICEEDFLANLVADSKPRCVVPTKKLKKFEKEYQSLRESQLQQEDPIDRYQFRSV from the exons ATGATGGAGGAAGTGTCCATCACGGTGGCGTACGATGCGCACGTCATCAACCAGATCTGTGAGGAGGACTTCCTGGCCAACCTGGTGGCCGACTCCAAGCCCCGATGTGTG GTGCCAACCAAGAAGCTGAAGAAGTTTGAGAAGGAGTACCAGTCTCTGCGAGAGAGCCAGCTGCAACAGGAGGATCCCATCGACAGGTATCAG TTCAGGTCTGTGTAG